The following are encoded together in the Desulfococcus multivorans genome:
- a CDS encoding DUF2760 domain-containing protein: protein MNVVNALSRRAFFWVFFFSALMWFLIDAAVYVALNVVSLKISVLQEDAGIADFRETVSQFKTWIDLIAEYYIPASVVLGLVFILLLWLCLRLSFPGALRKAASVPPPRLKEARSRKKDTAIEAPEPTAVKGERERLYLYLFSILQREGRLMDFLAEDIDAYDDADIGAAVRSIHENCRKIIDKYIIPKSILSDDEESEITVEPGFDPNAVKLTGNVAGNPPFRGIVRHKGWKAGKLDMPTLSGERDPRIIAPAEVEIL from the coding sequence ATGAATGTTGTCAATGCCCTGTCGCGCCGTGCATTTTTCTGGGTCTTTTTTTTCAGTGCCCTGATGTGGTTTCTGATCGATGCGGCCGTCTATGTCGCACTCAATGTGGTATCCCTGAAGATATCGGTGCTGCAGGAAGACGCCGGCATTGCAGACTTCCGTGAGACCGTTTCGCAATTCAAGACCTGGATCGACCTGATCGCGGAATATTATATCCCCGCATCCGTCGTCCTTGGCCTGGTGTTCATTCTCCTCCTCTGGCTTTGTCTGAGGCTCTCGTTTCCCGGCGCCCTCCGCAAGGCTGCGTCGGTGCCGCCGCCACGCTTGAAGGAGGCTAGGTCCCGGAAGAAAGATACGGCGATCGAAGCCCCTGAGCCCACGGCCGTCAAAGGCGAACGGGAAAGGCTGTATCTCTATCTCTTTTCCATCCTGCAACGGGAAGGGCGCCTGATGGACTTCCTTGCAGAAGACATCGATGCATACGACGACGCGGACATCGGGGCCGCCGTTCGCAGCATCCACGAGAACTGCCGGAAAATCATCGACAAGTATATCATTCCAAAATCGATTCTGAGCGATGACGAGGAGAGCGAAATCACCGTCGAACCGGGATTCGACCCCAATGCCGTCAAACTGACCGGAAACGTCGCGGGCAATCCGCCGTTCAGGGGGATCGTACGTCACAAGGGCTGGAAAGCGGGCAAACTCGATATGCCCACCTTGTCCGGCGAGCGGGATCCGCGGATCATCGCCCCGGCAGAGGTTGAGATTTTATAG
- a CDS encoding Hsp70 family protein: protein MSDPAYIIGIDLGTTNSVVAYTEAQFRKGEKAEIRVLEIPQLTDAGVVEQQPLLPSFILLPSPHDVPPDGLKLPWSDTRTMAVGQFAKERGAELPQKLIASSKSWLCHTWVDRNKPILPWEGPDDLTKLSPVAAAAEILKHIRDAWNYTMAREDESLRIEHQEVLLTVPASFDAVARDLTVKAAEMAGLTRITLLEEPQAAFYAWIEASNDQWRENIEKGDLVLVFDVGGGTSDFSLIEVDEENGELALKRIAVGDHLLVGGDNMDLTLAYAASRKLSGKKSPDAWQMRSLWHACRKAKEVLLSDPEARDYTVTVLGRGSKLIGGTRKAVLERDMVQKILLEGFFPECGLDAVPQVKQKSGIQEVGLAYESDPAITRHLAHFLSRQQPDDNGRRRLPTAILFNGGVMKAEVLRNHLVQILSSWTDTDADRALREIATADFDLSVARGAAYYGLVRKGEGIRIRGGLNKAYYIGVAASLPAVPGMPVPIKALCVAPFGMEEGTEGSLPDQEFILVVGEPVKFDFLGSSVRIDDTMGQVIEEWEDDIEEITTMETTLDGETGTAIPVILEIRVTEIGTLEIWCVSKLEPSRRWKLEFNVREQSRDSRS from the coding sequence TTGTCAGATCCTGCCTATATAATCGGTATTGATCTAGGCACGACCAACAGCGTGGTCGCCTACACCGAAGCCCAATTCCGGAAAGGGGAAAAAGCGGAGATCCGGGTGCTGGAGATACCGCAACTCACCGATGCCGGGGTGGTCGAACAACAACCCTTGCTGCCGTCGTTCATTCTGTTGCCCAGCCCCCACGACGTTCCGCCGGACGGGCTCAAACTGCCGTGGTCGGATACCCGAACGATGGCCGTGGGTCAATTTGCCAAGGAGAGGGGCGCCGAACTGCCCCAGAAGCTGATTGCCTCCTCCAAATCCTGGTTGTGTCACACATGGGTGGATCGGAACAAACCCATTCTGCCCTGGGAGGGGCCCGACGATCTGACCAAACTATCTCCGGTGGCGGCGGCGGCGGAAATTCTGAAACACATCCGGGATGCCTGGAACTACACCATGGCCCGGGAAGACGAATCTCTCCGCATCGAACACCAGGAGGTGCTGTTGACCGTTCCGGCGTCCTTTGACGCCGTAGCCAGGGATCTCACCGTCAAGGCGGCCGAAATGGCGGGGCTGACCCGGATCACGCTGCTGGAGGAACCCCAGGCGGCTTTTTACGCATGGATCGAAGCTTCGAACGACCAGTGGCGGGAAAATATCGAGAAGGGAGACCTTGTCCTGGTGTTTGACGTGGGCGGCGGCACCTCCGATTTCAGCCTTATCGAGGTGGATGAAGAAAACGGAGAGCTGGCCCTCAAACGCATCGCCGTCGGCGATCATCTTCTCGTGGGAGGGGACAATATGGATCTGACCCTTGCCTACGCCGCCTCGCGGAAGCTCTCCGGCAAGAAAAGCCCGGATGCATGGCAGATGCGCAGCCTCTGGCATGCCTGCCGAAAGGCCAAGGAGGTTCTCCTCTCGGACCCCGAGGCCAGGGACTATACCGTAACGGTCCTGGGGCGCGGCAGCAAGTTGATCGGCGGAACTCGAAAAGCCGTCCTGGAGCGTGATATGGTCCAGAAGATTCTTCTGGAAGGCTTTTTCCCTGAATGCGGTCTGGACGCCGTTCCTCAGGTGAAACAAAAATCAGGCATCCAGGAGGTGGGGCTGGCCTATGAGTCCGATCCCGCCATCACCCGCCATCTGGCCCACTTTCTCAGCCGCCAGCAGCCGGATGACAACGGCCGCCGCCGGCTGCCGACGGCGATACTGTTCAACGGCGGGGTCATGAAGGCTGAAGTTCTCCGCAACCATCTGGTTCAAATTCTATCTTCCTGGACCGACACCGATGCCGACCGTGCCCTCCGCGAAATTGCCACCGCGGATTTCGATCTCAGCGTAGCGCGGGGCGCCGCCTATTACGGTCTCGTTCGAAAGGGGGAGGGGATTCGGATCCGCGGCGGCCTGAACAAAGCCTATTATATCGGCGTGGCCGCATCGCTTCCCGCGGTCCCGGGGATGCCGGTTCCCATCAAGGCGCTCTGCGTAGCGCCCTTCGGCATGGAGGAGGGAACGGAGGGATCTCTGCCGGATCAGGAATTCATTCTCGTCGTGGGAGAGCCGGTAAAATTCGACTTCCTTGGATCCTCCGTCAGAATCGACGACACGATGGGGCAGGTGATCGAGGAATGGGAGGATGACATCGAGGAGATCACCACCATGGAAACCACTCTGGACGGCGAAACCGGAACGGCCATACCCGTGATCCTCGAGATCCGGGTGACCGAGATCGGAACCCTCGAGATATGGTGCGTATCCAAACTCGAACCGAGCCGGCGCTGGAAGCTGGAATTCAACGTCCGGGAGCAGAGCCGCGACAGCCGTTCATAG
- a CDS encoding tRNA dihydrouridine synthase, which produces MHPSEAEDVRALLNRPIRVGGCIIPKRLFLAPLSKLGNVAFRELVSEFGGFGLLFSEMTGSRSVAFGGGPAASGFMWRAAELPHLVCQLYGDEPAVMALAAERVAAEGFMGVDINFGCAVAAVCKHNCGAALLRDPLRAEKIVSAVRKAVSVPLFVKFRTGWEDDVRTAVDLARRFADAGADALTYHPRVAPDRRTRPPKWAYIGMVKSSVDIPVIGNGNVFDIDDCRRMISETGCDGVAIGRIAVARPWTFAQWTDGVLPDDDVYRRCALGLIDLLGKHFDESTAIRRYYKFSNYFAANFKFGHTFYAMVHKAKSMDALREAVAGFFETAPEIASRPRITMLR; this is translated from the coding sequence ATGCATCCGTCTGAAGCAGAGGATGTCCGCGCACTGTTGAATCGTCCGATCCGGGTGGGGGGATGTATTATCCCCAAACGTCTTTTTCTGGCACCCCTGTCCAAATTGGGGAATGTGGCGTTTCGGGAGCTTGTTTCCGAATTCGGCGGATTCGGTCTCCTCTTTTCGGAAATGACGGGGTCTCGTTCGGTGGCGTTCGGCGGCGGACCGGCCGCATCCGGCTTCATGTGGCGGGCGGCCGAACTGCCGCATCTGGTCTGTCAACTCTACGGTGACGAACCGGCGGTGATGGCCTTGGCGGCGGAACGGGTCGCGGCCGAGGGATTCATGGGTGTCGACATCAATTTCGGCTGCGCCGTCGCCGCCGTTTGCAAACACAATTGCGGTGCCGCGCTTCTGCGGGATCCGCTTCGGGCTGAAAAGATCGTATCGGCGGTGCGAAAGGCCGTATCGGTGCCCCTCTTCGTGAAATTCAGGACCGGGTGGGAGGACGACGTGAGGACCGCCGTGGATCTGGCCAGACGGTTTGCCGACGCAGGGGCGGATGCGCTGACGTACCATCCCCGTGTCGCTCCGGATCGACGGACCCGTCCGCCCAAATGGGCATACATTGGCATGGTCAAGTCATCGGTAGACATTCCCGTTATCGGGAACGGGAATGTCTTCGACATTGACGATTGCAGAAGAATGATTTCCGAAACCGGATGCGACGGCGTCGCCATCGGGCGGATTGCGGTGGCGCGTCCGTGGACGTTTGCCCAATGGACCGACGGGGTTCTGCCGGATGACGACGTTTACCGGCGGTGTGCCCTGGGATTGATCGATCTTTTGGGAAAGCATTTTGACGAATCGACGGCAATTCGCCGATACTATAAATTTTCCAATTATTTTGCCGCCAATTTCAAGTTCGGCCATACGTTTTACGCCATGGTGCACAAGGCGAAATCGATGGATGCCCTCCGGGAGGCCGTCGCGGGGTTTTTCGAAACCGCCCCCGAGATCGCTTCACGGCCCCGGATCACCATGCTCCGATAA
- the manA gene encoding mannose-6-phosphate isomerase, class I: MEKMIDTRIWILDNAILKYPWGSHTAIPDLLGRPPSGDPQAEMWMGAHPKAPSRIEMDGEQIPLNRAIERYPEAILGERTAAAFSRRLPFLFKVLAAAAPLSIQAHPDRRQAATGFQAENRAGIPLDASNRNYRDDNHKPECICALTPFWGLCGFRPVADITALLEAICPRTLSHEIGNLREGRPAEVLKALYASLLTFPASRKRAILDEALENSRRRMDESPVFRWIPALNKAYPDDIAAVSPAILNLFCLTPGQALYLPAGELHAYLDGMGIELMANSDNVLRGGLTAKHIDVGELMKILETTPRTLEKLVPERVSEYEDVYRTPAQEFQLSVISMRTSSEGVRKAVDGVEILLCTEGSVHIGAEGVRKETVLTRGVSVLIPAEVGAYVLRGRGRIYRASVPL; encoded by the coding sequence ATGGAGAAGATGATCGATACACGGATTTGGATACTGGACAACGCGATTCTGAAATATCCCTGGGGCTCTCACACGGCCATTCCCGATCTGCTGGGCCGCCCGCCTTCCGGCGACCCCCAGGCGGAAATGTGGATGGGCGCACATCCGAAAGCGCCTTCCCGCATCGAAATGGACGGTGAGCAGATTCCGTTGAATCGGGCTATCGAGCGTTATCCCGAAGCGATCCTCGGTGAACGCACGGCCGCGGCGTTCAGCCGTCGGCTGCCCTTTTTGTTCAAGGTGCTTGCCGCCGCGGCGCCGTTGTCCATTCAGGCTCACCCCGATCGACGGCAGGCAGCAACGGGATTTCAGGCGGAGAATCGGGCCGGCATTCCTTTGGACGCCTCGAACCGGAACTACCGGGACGACAATCACAAACCCGAATGCATCTGTGCGCTCACGCCTTTCTGGGGGCTCTGCGGTTTCCGACCCGTCGCAGACATCACAGCCCTTCTCGAAGCAATCTGTCCCCGAACCCTCTCCCATGAAATCGGAAACCTTCGGGAAGGCCGTCCTGCCGAGGTCCTCAAGGCGCTTTACGCAAGCCTTCTGACGTTTCCGGCGTCCCGAAAGCGCGCCATTCTCGATGAGGCCCTCGAGAACTCACGGCGCCGCATGGACGAAAGCCCGGTTTTCCGATGGATCCCCGCGCTCAACAAGGCCTATCCTGATGATATTGCCGCTGTTTCGCCGGCGATTCTGAATCTTTTTTGTCTGACGCCGGGGCAGGCCCTTTACCTGCCGGCCGGAGAACTCCATGCCTATCTTGACGGCATGGGCATCGAGCTGATGGCCAATTCGGACAATGTGCTTCGGGGCGGTCTGACCGCCAAACACATCGACGTGGGGGAACTGATGAAAATCCTCGAGACGACGCCCCGAACCCTGGAGAAGCTCGTCCCCGAAAGGGTCAGCGAATATGAAGATGTTTATCGCACCCCCGCACAGGAATTTCAGCTGTCGGTCATTTCAATGAGGACGTCGTCGGAAGGCGTTCGCAAGGCCGTGGACGGGGTGGAAATTCTGTTGTGTACGGAAGGCAGCGTCCATATCGGGGCCGAAGGCGTCCGGAAAGAAACGGTCCTGACCAGAGGGGTTTCCGTGCTGATTCCGGCGGAAGTCGGCGCTTACGTGTTGCGCGGCCGGGGCAGGATCTACCGGGCTTCGGTTCCCCTATGA
- a CDS encoding ABC transporter substrate-binding protein, which yields MRKGFLVTVTFVMAVMMLSPLAWGKTVKIGFNIPLTGDIPKVGEESKFAAEMLREDVNGAGGLDIGGEKYMLEFIYEDNESKAESAVSAALKLIERDQVLAVVGPNSSKQAVPGGQVCDDNRTPMISPWSTNPDTTRDRPWVFRAAFLDPFQGPVAADFAMKQFKAKTAAVLFALANDYSKGLAEIFKADFEKKNGTGSVVAYESYGDKDQDFSAQLTKIIAAKPDFIFLPNNYNEVALIVKQAHDLGWTGPFMGADAWGNSELMTLCGDDCKGHYFSTHYAAAGATGATKEFIDRYQKKYGYQPADVAALTWDAARIVLKGLQDMGSITGDLKDDRKKLRDAISGIAEFEGITGKMKFDDQGDPIKCAVVVKISDTGEFVFTESVCP from the coding sequence ATGCGAAAGGGATTTCTGGTTACCGTTACATTCGTGATGGCCGTAATGATGCTATCCCCCCTTGCCTGGGGGAAGACCGTGAAGATCGGCTTCAATATTCCTCTGACCGGAGATATCCCCAAGGTCGGCGAAGAATCGAAATTCGCCGCCGAAATGCTGCGTGAAGACGTCAACGGCGCCGGCGGCCTCGACATCGGCGGCGAAAAATACATGCTCGAGTTCATTTATGAAGACAATGAATCCAAGGCCGAATCGGCGGTTTCCGCAGCCCTGAAGCTCATCGAAAGAGATCAGGTGCTGGCGGTCGTAGGACCCAACTCCAGCAAACAGGCGGTCCCCGGGGGACAGGTCTGTGACGACAACCGCACCCCGATGATCTCCCCGTGGTCCACGAATCCGGACACCACCAGGGATCGGCCGTGGGTCTTCAGAGCCGCATTTCTGGATCCCTTCCAGGGTCCTGTCGCCGCAGACTTCGCCATGAAGCAGTTCAAGGCTAAAACGGCCGCCGTCCTTTTTGCCCTGGCCAACGACTACAGCAAAGGACTCGCCGAAATTTTCAAGGCCGACTTCGAAAAGAAGAACGGCACAGGATCCGTGGTGGCCTATGAAAGTTACGGGGACAAGGATCAGGATTTCAGCGCTCAATTGACCAAGATCATCGCCGCCAAACCGGATTTCATTTTTCTCCCGAACAACTACAACGAAGTCGCCCTCATCGTCAAACAGGCCCACGACCTGGGCTGGACCGGACCGTTCATGGGTGCGGACGCCTGGGGCAATTCCGAGTTGATGACCCTCTGCGGCGATGACTGCAAGGGGCATTATTTCTCGACCCATTACGCCGCGGCGGGCGCTACCGGCGCGACCAAGGAATTTATCGACCGATACCAGAAAAAATACGGCTATCAGCCTGCCGACGTGGCCGCCCTGACATGGGACGCCGCCCGTATCGTCCTGAAGGGGCTTCAGGACATGGGCAGCATCACGGGGGACCTGAAAGACGACCGGAAAAAGTTGAGGGATGCCATTTCAGGCATCGCGGAATTTGAAGGCATCACGGGAAAAATGAAGTTCGACGATCAGGGGGATCCCATCAAATGCGCCGTCGTCGTCAAGATCAGCGATACGGGCGAGTTTGTCTTTACCGAGTCCGTCTGCCCGTGA
- a CDS encoding branched-chain amino acid ABC transporter permease yields the protein MFESIIQNLFNALQWGSFYSLIALGYTLVYGVLTLINFAHGDIFMVGAYIAFFVATFFLATLEGVPGWVTLSLTIPLTMILTACVGVALERIAYRPLRRKGVNRLYVVITALMCGLILENGNLALLGASRKSFPEMIDKVVYTIGSVSLTNLKIAVIFSAVLVFIFLQFIVTQTRIGMAMRAISYDKFAVPLMGIPIDAVIVFTFILGSSMAGLAGVLYSMSYPILDPYMGALIGWKAFIAAVVGGIGDIRGAFLGGFLLGFVEILVVAFFPSTFRDLIAFSILLIILVYKPTGLFGVAKTTKI from the coding sequence GTGTTCGAAAGCATCATTCAAAATCTTTTCAACGCTCTGCAGTGGGGAAGTTTTTACTCCCTGATCGCCCTGGGGTACACGCTGGTGTACGGCGTCCTCACATTGATCAATTTCGCCCATGGCGACATCTTCATGGTCGGCGCCTACATCGCCTTTTTTGTGGCCACATTCTTCCTGGCCACCCTTGAGGGTGTTCCGGGCTGGGTCACGCTCAGCCTCACGATACCGCTGACCATGATCCTCACGGCCTGCGTCGGGGTCGCGCTGGAACGGATCGCGTACCGTCCTCTCCGTCGAAAGGGCGTCAATCGGCTCTATGTGGTCATCACGGCGTTGATGTGCGGCCTGATCCTGGAAAACGGCAATCTGGCGCTCCTGGGAGCGAGCCGGAAAAGCTTTCCGGAAATGATCGATAAGGTGGTTTACACCATCGGTTCGGTCAGCCTGACCAACCTGAAGATCGCCGTCATCTTTTCCGCCGTTCTGGTCTTTATCTTCCTGCAGTTCATCGTCACCCAAACCCGCATCGGTATGGCCATGCGGGCGATCTCGTACGACAAATTCGCCGTCCCCCTGATGGGGATTCCCATCGATGCCGTCATTGTTTTCACCTTTATCCTGGGCTCCTCCATGGCCGGACTCGCGGGTGTGCTCTATTCCATGTCCTATCCGATCCTGGATCCATACATGGGAGCGCTCATCGGCTGGAAGGCCTTCATCGCGGCGGTGGTCGGCGGCATTGGAGACATCCGCGGCGCATTTCTCGGCGGATTTCTGCTGGGATTCGTGGAAATCCTGGTGGTCGCATTCTTTCCCTCCACATTCAGAGATCTTATCGCATTTTCCATTCTGCTCATCATACTCGTCTACAAACCCACCGGTCTTTTCGGTGTGGCGAAAACCACCAAAATATAG
- a CDS encoding branched-chain amino acid ABC transporter permease produces the protein MQRLSVPLVLTLLSGTLIVASQAGLIDLYIQSVIMFIGINIILSSSLNIVNGYMGEFACGHAAFMAIGAYVASILNVWLFTKDKFFGLPLLPPEMAIYCFPLVLAAGGVVAALAGMLVAIPSFKTRGDYLAIITIAANFIVTSTIINMSAIGGARGFMGMKKIVFAMEDVADLPWMLIWVILGTVFSVWLIRRYVSSTYGKGIIAIHQDEIAAEIMGVNTNRMKLTAFMISSGLAGLAGGLFAHILGYINPGSFGILKSTECLVMVYLGGMGSLSGSVISAILFTLLLEGLRFVIPWIDTALHWLNVIPDAYEISQVWKWVIIPLILVLLMQFRPEGIMGNKELSDIFPRLRKWYRFK, from the coding sequence ATGCAACGACTATCCGTACCGCTCGTGCTGACGCTCCTTTCCGGCACCCTGATCGTCGCATCCCAGGCCGGGTTGATCGACCTCTACATCCAGTCCGTCATCATGTTCATCGGCATCAACATCATTTTGTCCAGCAGTCTCAATATCGTCAACGGTTATATGGGGGAGTTCGCCTGCGGTCACGCCGCCTTCATGGCCATCGGCGCCTATGTGGCCTCCATTCTCAATGTGTGGCTGTTTACAAAGGACAAGTTCTTCGGCCTACCGCTTCTCCCCCCGGAAATGGCGATATACTGTTTTCCCCTGGTATTGGCGGCCGGCGGCGTGGTCGCGGCCCTTGCCGGCATGCTGGTGGCCATCCCTTCCTTCAAGACCCGGGGCGACTATCTGGCCATCATCACCATCGCCGCCAACTTTATCGTGACGAGCACCATCATCAACATGAGCGCCATCGGCGGGGCCCGCGGGTTCATGGGAATGAAAAAGATCGTCTTCGCCATGGAAGACGTCGCGGATCTGCCGTGGATGCTGATCTGGGTGATTCTGGGGACGGTCTTCAGCGTCTGGCTCATACGCCGCTACGTCTCTTCGACCTACGGAAAGGGAATCATCGCCATCCACCAGGACGAGATCGCGGCGGAAATCATGGGGGTGAACACCAATCGGATGAAGTTGACCGCCTTTATGATTTCATCCGGACTGGCCGGACTGGCGGGTGGACTCTTCGCCCACATTCTGGGATACATCAACCCCGGATCATTCGGGATTTTAAAATCGACCGAATGCCTGGTCATGGTCTATCTGGGGGGTATGGGATCCTTGAGCGGTTCCGTCATTTCGGCCATCCTGTTCACCCTGCTGTTGGAAGGACTCCGCTTCGTCATCCCCTGGATCGACACCGCACTCCACTGGTTGAATGTGATTCCCGACGCCTATGAAATCAGTCAGGTCTGGAAATGGGTGATCATTCCCCTGATTCTCGTCCTTCTGATGCAATTTCGACCGGAAGGAATCATGGGCAACAAGGAATTGTCCGATATTTTTCCCCGTCTCAGAAAATGGTACCGGTTCAAGTAG
- a CDS encoding ABC transporter ATP-binding protein, translating to MNLLEINGLTQNFGGLCALSDFSIRFEGGELTGLIGPNGAGKTTVFNLTSGFYRPSGGDIRFKGRSIVGLRPHQITGMGIARTFQNIRLWNDMTVLDNIRISQHYSMGYALWDALMRTVAYGRGEQRIHRTAMEILEALDLRRYATELPRNLPYGIQRKVEIARALSVKPSLLLLDEPAAGLNSADIQGLIQLIQWIHDTFDVAIWMIEHQMAVVMKLCSWIKVIDFGVTIAEGTPDEIQNNPDVIKAYLGDDTI from the coding sequence ATGAATTTACTCGAGATCAACGGTCTCACCCAGAATTTTGGTGGTCTTTGTGCGCTGTCCGATTTCTCCATCCGCTTCGAGGGCGGTGAACTGACAGGCCTCATCGGGCCCAACGGGGCGGGAAAAACCACCGTGTTCAACCTCACCAGCGGGTTCTACAGGCCTTCCGGGGGCGACATCCGTTTCAAGGGGCGCAGCATCGTCGGCCTCCGTCCGCATCAGATCACCGGCATGGGCATCGCGAGAACCTTTCAGAACATCCGCCTCTGGAACGACATGACGGTTCTGGACAACATTCGGATATCCCAGCATTACAGCATGGGATACGCACTGTGGGACGCCCTGATGCGGACCGTCGCCTATGGGAGGGGCGAACAACGCATCCACCGGACGGCCATGGAGATTCTGGAGGCCCTGGATCTCAGGCGTTACGCGACCGAGCTTCCCAGAAATCTGCCCTACGGCATCCAACGAAAAGTGGAAATCGCCCGAGCCCTCTCCGTCAAGCCGTCTCTCCTGCTTTTGGACGAGCCCGCCGCGGGACTCAATTCCGCCGACATACAGGGGTTGATCCAACTGATTCAGTGGATCCACGACACCTTCGACGTCGCCATCTGGATGATCGAACATCAAATGGCCGTGGTCATGAAGCTCTGCTCCTGGATCAAGGTCATCGATTTCGGCGTCACCATCGCGGAGGGGACGCCCGACGAGATCCAGAACAACCCCGACGTCATCAAAGCCTATCTGGGGGATGATACGATCTGA
- a CDS encoding ABC transporter ATP-binding protein — translation MLLEINDLVVKYGNIEALHGISFHVNEGEIVTLIGANGAGKTTTLHAITRVPPPEGPKIHGGDIRFRGRSLLGVEAHAVVRDCHIALAPEGRHIFGNLTVEENLKLATFSRKDAAAVQKDYQRVYDLFPRLTERRTQRSESLSGGEQQMLAVGRALMTGCNFILLDEPSMGLAPLLMYDMFRTLRKLNEQGMTILLIEQNARLALKFAHRAYVLDTGEIVMAGRAEAMAENPEVQKAYLG, via the coding sequence ATGCTGCTCGAAATCAACGACCTGGTCGTCAAGTATGGAAACATCGAGGCTCTCCACGGCATCTCGTTCCATGTCAACGAAGGCGAGATCGTCACTCTGATCGGTGCCAACGGCGCCGGCAAAACCACGACCCTTCACGCGATCACCCGGGTGCCGCCGCCGGAAGGCCCGAAAATTCACGGCGGCGACATTCGCTTCAGAGGACGAAGTCTCCTGGGCGTGGAGGCCCACGCCGTGGTTCGAGACTGCCATATCGCGCTGGCACCTGAAGGCCGCCATATCTTCGGAAACCTGACCGTCGAGGAGAACCTGAAACTGGCGACCTTTTCCCGTAAGGACGCGGCGGCCGTTCAAAAGGACTATCAACGGGTCTACGATCTCTTTCCCCGCCTCACGGAACGCCGGACCCAGAGGAGTGAATCCCTGAGCGGGGGCGAACAGCAGATGCTCGCCGTCGGACGGGCGCTCATGACCGGGTGCAATTTTATCCTGCTGGACGAGCCTTCCATGGGACTGGCTCCGCTTCTGATGTACGACATGTTTCGAACCCTCAGGAAGCTGAACGAGCAGGGCATGACCATCCTGCTTATCGAGCAGAACGCCCGACTGGCCTTGAAATTCGCTCATCGCGCCTATGTTCTGGACACCGGAGAGATCGTCATGGCGGGGCGGGCCGAAGCCATGGCTGAAAACCCCGAAGTACAGAAGGCCTACCTTGGATAA